The Mucilaginibacter rubeus genomic interval TTTGCTCAAAGCCGGTGGTTTTAACCGATGCCTTAGCATGCGCTACATCAACCGAAGAAACAGCCACACTTAACTGCACCTGATCTGCATTGGCATTCGCTATTAATTTATGTGCGTCGCCCGGAACAAAAGTTACAGGCTGGTTAAATTTGATACAATAGTAAACCCGGTAAGTGCCCACATTACAAGTTGTTCGCGAGTCTATCCAGCCGGTGATTTCGTTGTTTCCAAGCTCATGCTCTTCGGCAACAAAACGGTTGGCGAGTGTATGGCTTAAATCAATAAAAAATCCCTTTTTGCCCTGCGGAAAACTATAACTTTCAACACCCGCGTTTTGGGAAACGGCAATTTTTGTTGAAATATGATTGCTGAAAGCTACCTGGTAAAATCCAGGTCCGGCTTGTTCTGTTACTTTGTTAAGAACAGAAGCGCCTGCATCATCGCCTAAAAAGGGTTTGATTAAAATATTACCGCCGCTGCCCTGGCAGCCCACACCCTCAAAACGGTTGTGAGTAAAGCCTAAAAACACCTTAGCCTTATGTTCATAACCCATGTGCAGGTTAGGGTAAGTTTGAGGCCCTATACTTAACATACTGAAAGGATACGAAGCGGCAGGCGACATTTGCCCGTGATCGCCGGATGAACCCACAAAAACATTTACCTGGCTGGCAGGACCGGTTTCAGCAGGCTTTTTAGTTTGGGATGAAGCCTTAAAACCAATAAATAACGAAGAGAATACAGATAGAATGATGAACGTATTTTTCATGGCGCAAAATAAAAAAAGGAGGGGCTGGGCCCCTCCTTTTCTATGTAACATCAATATTAATAACCCGGGTTTTGGTACATCTTAACAGGGTCAAGTTTGTACTCATCAAACGGAATTGGATAATAACGATCTTTAGTAGTAAAGTTTGCCAATGAAGCCAAACCAAAATCGGTTTGTTTTTTAGCGTGGAAGTAAGCAACAAGTTCGTCGGTTGTAAACGTACGCAGCAAATCAAACCAGCGGTGGTGCTCAAATGCAAGCTCAACACGGCGCTCGTGTAAAATTGCAAGCTTAAGCGTTGGGTACCTTGTAGCATAATCGCTGTTAGTAATTGATACCGCATAGGTTGGCATACCTGCCCGGGTACGCACCTGGTCAAGGAAGCTGATAGCAGTAGCCTGATCGCCAAGGTAGTTGTTAACTTCGGCCAATGAAAGGATCACGTCGGCATAACGCATCAGGATCCAGTCGTTACCACCGTAACCGTTAATACCTGCAGCAGTGCTAACATCTCTGAACTTGGTAACAAACCAATCTTTTACAATTGGGTCATTTGCAAATTTTACAGAGAAAGTCATACGCGGATCGCCGGTTTCGTACTCGTTAATCAAATCATGAGTAACGTTATAACCTGCACCTGTCGACACTTTTTGCGAGTTAATAGTTTCGCCTTTAGCCTGGAAATTGGCAGCTATTGATGAGCTATAGTTTAAGTCGCCCTGGATATTCACGATCTGGAAGATCAGCTCCGGACATGTTGTTTTCTTAGAAACATCAAAAACATCGGTATAAGGAACAGCATTCAACGCGCCGAAAGTGCGCATGTTGTAAGCATTCATTAAAAATGTTTTAGCATTGTTAAGGTTAGCTGTACGGTTAGCCTGATCCTGTGTAGTAGCCATGGTAAGGTAAACCTGGCCTAACAGGAAGTTGGCAGCAGCTTTTGAAGCACGACCGGTTGAAGCCTGCAAGTTAGGCAGCGGGCTGGCAATCACATCGGTTAAATCGGTAACAATTTGCTGATAAACAGTTGCCTGTTTTTCGCGGAAAGTTTGTGCCGAAACATCGCCTGCTGATGATAACGCTTTTGTTACCAAAGGCACATCGCCCCAGGTGCGTACCAGATCGAAATAAATAAAGGCGCGCAAAAATTTAGCTTCAGCAGCATATTTCAGTTTTACTGAGTTATCAGGAAAAGGAACCTGATCAATATGCGACAACACAGAATTTGCACGGCTAACTGTAGTGTACAACGATACCCAGTGGCTTTTAAGGTAAGTGTTGGTTGGTAATATAGAAAAGTTACCAAACTGGAAAGGCTCACCTGAGTTTGACTGGTTATCCTGTGTACCGGTATCATCCGAACGTTGATCTGTCCAAAGGTCGCTGCCTTCACCAACGTTATTGCCGCTGCGCAATGATTGGTATATACCGTTTACGGCCAGCAAAACGTCGTTAGGAGTTTTATAGCTCGCGTCAACTGATATGGCGTTCGGATCGCTTTCATTCAAGAAGTCTTTTTTACAAGACGGGGCTATCGCCACAACTGCAGCAAGGCAGGCCATGGCTATAAATTTCTTATTCATCATCTATATCTCTTTAAAAAATTTATTAAAAAGTAACATTAACACCTAAGTTGTACGACCTAACCAGTGGATAAGTACCATAATCGATACCTGGAGCAAGGTTAGGGTTTTGAGTGTTGTTTGAAGCAGAACCCGAATAGTTGTAATCAACATCAGGGTTATAACCTTTGTACTTGGTGATGGTAAACGCGTTAACCACACTTGCAAATACACGTGCTTTGCTCAGTCCTAAAGTTTGTTGTAAGAAGTTAGGCAGCGTATAACCTAAAGTAAGGTTAGTACAACGCAGGTATGAGCCGCTTTGCAGGTAAAAGGTTGATAAACGGGTACTGTTACTTTGCGTACCGGCACGTGAAGCGCGGTAAAATGAACCATCGCCAGGATCGGCTTCGTTACGGTAACGTTGTGCAACGTTAGCATACTGGTTGCCTGAACCTTCCCCATTGTACAAGTAATAATCCTGTCCGTCAAGGATCTGGTTACCATATGAACCGTTAAAAGAAGCACTTGCGTCAAAACGTTTCCAGGTACTGTTGAAAGCAAAGCCGTAAGTGAATTTGGCGTATGGTGAACCGATAACGGTTTTATCAGCATCGTTAACAATACCGTCTTTATTGGTGTCAACAAACCAAAGGTCACCAATTTTGGCAGGGTTGGTTTGTGATGCCGATGGTGCTGTTTTACCTAAGTTTGAAGCATTGATTATACCACCAACTTTAAAACCATAAAACATACCTAAAGGCTGGCCTTGTGTTGTGATGCTGGTTAAGTATGAACGCTCAGCGCCGTTAATGATGATTGTATTTTGTGCAGGCAATTTAACTACCTTGTTGCGGTTTAATGAAATGTTACCGCTTGCACCAAAAGTAAAGTCCTTATTGTTGATGATCTTACCGTCTAACTGCAGGTCAAAACCAGTGTTACGGATCTTTGAATCGCGCAGGTTGGTAAGGATGGTTGTACTGCCTGAAATAGCCGATATTGGCTGGTTGTACAACAGGTTGTATGAATAACTTAGGTAATAGTTGGCAATAACCTGCAATCTGCCGTTAAATAAACCTATATCTGTACCAAAGTTATACTGTGAAGTAGTTTCCCATTTCAGGGTGTTGTCTTTAAGACCACCAGGATAAGTAGCTGTTACAGCACTGTTACCATCAAGTACTACACCTGTAGGAGTTGCCAATGTTTGCTGGATGTTGTAGTTACCAATGTTGTAGTTACCACTTTTACCCCAGCTTGCACGGATTTTAACTGTTGATTGATCACCAAGAAAGCTATGGTAGAACGATTCGTCAGAAAGGTTCCAGCCTGCAGCAACAGAAGGGAAATAACCATATTTATTCGCCGGTCCGAAACGTGATGAACCATCGGCACGGAACGAAGCGGTTAAGAAATATTTACCAGCGTAGTTATAGTTGGCACGACCAAGATATGACAACAAAGTGAAAGCATTTTTGTAAGCTGAGTTTAAGCTAAAGTTAGCCGCCAAAGCTCCTTTGTTTGATATTTCGGGGATATTGTCATTCTGGAAACCGTTAGCCGTAACACTAAAATAATCATTAGTAGTACGCTGCGCTGTGTAACCAGCCAAAGCGTCAAAATGGTGTTTGCCAATTTGTTTGTTATAGTTTAAGGTAAACTCGGCAAGCTTATCAACCGTTGTTAAGTTTGAAGCCTGGGCATTGGCTGCCAATATTGATTGTTGAGAACCCGGAGGGAAAGTGCCGCTACTCAATGTAGTAGGGTAATAATAATCATACTTTTCAGTGTAAGTTTGAGTACCCAGGTTAGTTTTAAAATTAAAGCCAGGTAATATATTATACGTTACATTAGCATTATAAGTACTGCGGTAACCTTTCCTGTTAATTTTAACACGCTCTGCAAGGGCAACCGGGTTTTCAATTCCCTGGTAACCGTATTGAGTTGAACCAGCAGCTTCGGCATTGGTTGCCAATGTACCATCGGCGTTATAAGCCGGCAGATATGGCATATAGATCAAAGCGCCCAACACCGGACCGTGGTCAAAACGACCTTCAGGAATTTCCTGGTTGGTATTTTGAGTATATGATACGTTTGCACCAATGTGGATACGTTTGCTTACATCGCCCTCAACATTTGAACGGAAGTTATAACGCTGCTGACCTGATGATACGATAATACCAGGGTTGTTTTGGTAAGAACCGCTAACATAATAACGCACATTATTAGCTGCTCCACCAGAGAAGGAAAGGGTATGTTTCTGGAAAATAGCGTTACGGTATAATTCGTCCTGCCAGTCGGTATTTACAGTTTGCTTAATAGGGCTTTGTGTTGCAAAATTGTATAAACCATCCGGGATACTCACGCTACCGGTATTACCAACATTGGCAACACGGGTTGCGTTGTTATCAGAGTACATGGCATCGTTCCAGGTGTGACCGCTATTTATCCAAAGGTCATGATAAGCGTTGTTACGGCCATCAATAACCAATAAAGCAGCCTGATCGGCATCTAACAATTTCACTTTGTGCGCAAGCTGGTCAACACCGGTTTGTACATCATATTCAAAACGGCCTTTGCCTTCCTTGCCTTTTTTGGTAGTGATCAATACCACACCACCAGATGCACGGGAACCGTAAATGGCAGCAGATGCAGCATCTTTCAAAATGTCGATGCTTTCGATATCATCAGGGTTAATGAAAATATCATTGCCCGCAGGATAGCCATCAATTACATATAAAGGATCAGAGCTGGCATTTAACGAACCAACGCCCCTTACCCTGATCTTGGTGCTTGTGTAAGGTGCACCACTGGTTTGTGATATTTGCACACCTGCTACCTTGCCTGCAAGGGCCTGACCTAATGAAGGAGCCGAAAGATTAAGATCACCCGGTTTTATGCTGGCAATAGCACCGGTAACATCACTTTTACGGATAGTTTGGTAACCGATGGCTACAACCTCGTTTAGCATGTTTGCCTTTGGCTTCATCTTAACGTTAATAGTTGATGAACTGCCAACAGTTACTTCCTGCTGATCGTAACCAATAAAATTGAACACCAACACGGCGCCTTCTTCGGCCGAAATGGTGTATTTACCGTTTGTGTTAGTTGCAGTACCCTTGTCAGAACCTTTAATTCTAACAGATACGCCTGGTAATGGAAGATTAGTTTCGTCGGTAACCGTACCGGTAATTGGCTTTGCGGCGTTAAATACTATATTCTTTGCCGAAGCGTTTGAGATAAAAGGTTTTAGCAAAACCAGTAAAAATAATACAGGAATTAAAAAAAACCTGCTCAAAAGATTTGGATTAATCTTTTTATTCATACTTTTAAAATTGATTGTTGAAAGAAATGACTTAAAGCCTTGGACCGCTTTTGAGTTATTTGACAATTTTCCCGGACCAGGTGAGTGTTAGCGCATTCACCGGTTCTTAGTTTTATCGCCGAGCTCGATGTTAAGTTGAAGTTAATGTTACATAGGCGACTTTTTTTAAAGAAGTGAGCAAATAATTAATAGTTTCATAATTATTATTGCGTTAATATTAAACAATATTAATATAGAGTTGTTAATATTGTAATAATTGCAGCAAAGCTAAACCAGTTATCTTAACCAAAGGATACCTTAATGTTAAGTTTATATTAACAAACAATAAAAAACACCTGCCTTTTTTGCAAGCATTTTTACTTTAGTAAAGTCTTTAACACTACCATGAAGTAGTGGTAAAATTCACGTTATTTTTTCGTGATGAGGTAACCGCTATCCCCTTAACATCGCCGCCAAGCAATGAAAAACCTTCCAACTCGTCGCCCCTGTCTATGCCGTCAACCTGGCTAAGCACCACCTGCTTACCCGTCTCAATCGACTTTTTAAGATCAACGTAAGTAAACCGCCACTGCCTCCCTTCAAGCTTATTCTGAATAAGCACCAGAACGCCTTTATCAGCCTTCCAAAACAGGTTTTGTACCCACGGTGTGCATGTAAACTTTTTGTAAAGTACGCCGGGCTCCTTGGTGCTTTTGGCTTTAGCCAGTTTTTCCGGGTCGTATAAACGCACTTCGTTGCCGTGATCGCCATAATCGGCAGTGGCTACATACCACTTATTATTATATTTAACATACTCCGGCCGGGTGCCTTGTATACAGGCGTCATCCTCAATGGTGTTGATCAGGTTACCATCAAGCGTACCTGTTTTAAGCAAGCCTTTCCAGTTTACGTTATAAATTACAGCGCGCCATTGACTTCCTGCAGCATTTAGCCTGATAGAATTACCTATAAAAGTTGGCCCCTTATCATTATTATAAGCAATACCGGTTGGATGGTTAATAACATCCTGCCCGTTCTGGGTTAGCTTATATTCTTTATGCTGATATATTAAACTATCGTGATCCAGTTTAAACTCGCGGATCATCCCTACTTCCCTGTCGCCGTATAAAAATATACGACCGTTTTGGTAAGAGATGCCCTGGCAGGCGCCCAACGAATCGACGGTGATGGCGCGATCAAGTTTTTGATCAATTGTCCCGGTGGTGATACTGCCGATACCTAAAACAGCAGCTATTATAGTTAAAGTAAGTTTTTGCATGTGTTTAAATATTAACGAGGGTCAAGGGGTTCGTCCGGGTCAATTTGTTTTGCTTCTTCAACCGGGTAATATTCAACTTCGGTTTCAGAGTTACGCTTGGCCAGTTTATAAGGCACATAGTTGAGTTCCTTTTGGCAACGGGCGTCCATGGTCATGATAAAATCAGTTTGTGATTTATCGGTTACCACAATCCCCGGCTTATCAGCAGGGATACCATACTTATAAAGCA includes:
- a CDS encoding RagB/SusD family nutrient uptake outer membrane protein — translated: MMNKKFIAMACLAAVVAIAPSCKKDFLNESDPNAISVDASYKTPNDVLLAVNGIYQSLRSGNNVGEGSDLWTDQRSDDTGTQDNQSNSGEPFQFGNFSILPTNTYLKSHWVSLYTTVSRANSVLSHIDQVPFPDNSVKLKYAAEAKFLRAFIYFDLVRTWGDVPLVTKALSSAGDVSAQTFREKQATVYQQIVTDLTDVIASPLPNLQASTGRASKAAANFLLGQVYLTMATTQDQANRTANLNNAKTFLMNAYNMRTFGALNAVPYTDVFDVSKKTTCPELIFQIVNIQGDLNYSSSIAANFQAKGETINSQKVSTGAGYNVTHDLINEYETGDPRMTFSVKFANDPIVKDWFVTKFRDVSTAAGINGYGGNDWILMRYADVILSLAEVNNYLGDQATAISFLDQVRTRAGMPTYAVSITNSDYATRYPTLKLAILHERRVELAFEHHRWFDLLRTFTTDELVAYFHAKKQTDFGLASLANFTTKDRYYPIPFDEYKLDPVKMYQNPGY
- a CDS encoding SusC/RagA family TonB-linked outer membrane protein, whose product is MNKKINPNLLSRFFLIPVLFLLVLLKPFISNASAKNIVFNAAKPITGTVTDETNLPLPGVSVRIKGSDKGTATNTNGKYTISAEEGAVLVFNFIGYDQQEVTVGSSSTINVKMKPKANMLNEVVAIGYQTIRKSDVTGAIASIKPGDLNLSAPSLGQALAGKVAGVQISQTSGAPYTSTKIRVRGVGSLNASSDPLYVIDGYPAGNDIFINPDDIESIDILKDAASAAIYGSRASGGVVLITTKKGKEGKGRFEYDVQTGVDQLAHKVKLLDADQAALLVIDGRNNAYHDLWINSGHTWNDAMYSDNNATRVANVGNTGSVSIPDGLYNFATQSPIKQTVNTDWQDELYRNAIFQKHTLSFSGGAANNVRYYVSGSYQNNPGIIVSSGQQRYNFRSNVEGDVSKRIHIGANVSYTQNTNQEIPEGRFDHGPVLGALIYMPYLPAYNADGTLATNAEAAGSTQYGYQGIENPVALAERVKINRKGYRSTYNANVTYNILPGFNFKTNLGTQTYTEKYDYYYPTTLSSGTFPPGSQQSILAANAQASNLTTVDKLAEFTLNYNKQIGKHHFDALAGYTAQRTTNDYFSVTANGFQNDNIPEISNKGALAANFSLNSAYKNAFTLLSYLGRANYNYAGKYFLTASFRADGSSRFGPANKYGYFPSVAAGWNLSDESFYHSFLGDQSTVKIRASWGKSGNYNIGNYNIQQTLATPTGVVLDGNSAVTATYPGGLKDNTLKWETTSQYNFGTDIGLFNGRLQVIANYYLSYSYNLLYNQPISAISGSTTILTNLRDSKIRNTGFDLQLDGKIINNKDFTFGASGNISLNRNKVVKLPAQNTIIINGAERSYLTSITTQGQPLGMFYGFKVGGIINASNLGKTAPSASQTNPAKIGDLWFVDTNKDGIVNDADKTVIGSPYAKFTYGFAFNSTWKRFDASASFNGSYGNQILDGQDYYLYNGEGSGNQYANVAQRYRNEADPGDGSFYRASRAGTQSNSTRLSTFYLQSGSYLRCTNLTLGYTLPNFLQQTLGLSKARVFASVVNAFTITKYKGYNPDVDYNYSGSASNNTQNPNLAPGIDYGTYPLVRSYNLGVNVTF